aaataaataaattctttttttttttttttaaagattttatttatttatttgacagagagaaatcacaagtaggcagagaggcaggcagagagagaggaggaagcaggctccctgctgagcagaaagcctgatgtggggctcgaacccaggacctgggatcatgacctgagccgaaggcagaggcttaacccactgagccacccaggcgccccaataaataaattcttaaaaaaaaaaaaaaagatttgcttattttagagagagagagcagggggaagggcaaatgggaagagagagagtgtcccaagctgactctgtgctaaacatggagcccaactacgggctcgatctcatgaccctgagatcgggacctgaactgaaaccaagagtcagatgcttaaacacctgagccaccgaggcaccccaagagatctcaagatttttaagtaaactgCCTCAATCAATGATACTACGTGGCGACAAATACACAAAGACATACTTGACCTACACAAAGAAATACTTTCTCAAAAAGAGAAATGCAGCATTTGAGCTTACTTTGTTTTTTGCCATGAAATAAAAGAATTGTACTATACCTTTTCCTTCCCAGGCATCGAAGGCATCCATCATTTTCTTCAGTTCAGCTACTGAATAATAGCTCCAAATGTACTGAACATTATTTCCCGCCTCTCTAGAAATATTGCGAAAGGTGATGAAAACATACTACCTAAgtatgaatgtgtgtatgtgtacacacacaacgaacacacacacaactagaTACTCACCAAGTACTTGttaattaaggggaaaaatatgTTGGTATTGAATAACATTTCTTCTGTGACCCTCCCTTAagtatatagataatatattatgtattatatactatgggTATAATATGTTATACTTGTGCTAACCCACATTTGATCTCTTTTTACTGTGGTAAAGCACTTGTTAATTCCACAATATAGACTGTGCAGACAAAtcaacaaatctttaaaaataagttttctaaaaaattacCTAACCCcaggaagattttaaaagattcgCCTTTGACTAAAACTTGCATAGCATTATGCCAAGCACTCACATATCTTATATAAACATCCTGGAAAGAATTCAGAAAATGATGACATATTTAATCACCTAATAAGCAAGTCATGGGGTCATTCATTAGTCAGTAATATGTGACCCAATCCAGCCacccagagaattaaaaaaataacaacaacaaaaaacaggactGCTAAGTGAACTGACCAATGTTAAGTAAATTTACAGAAAGAATATTAAGAGAATAACCCTTAAGAATTTAACATGTTTGAGTCATAGAATTTTAAGGCTGGGAGGGACCAGGAAGTCCTTCGTTATTTCTCAGAACAGGTCACCAAGGCACAGGCCAgtcctgggtcactcagtgggcCTGCTGATTTCTAAGCAGTGCTTCTGCTCCTGGACTACGTATGGTCTGGGGGGAGAGAGCCAGGCAAGCAGggagctttgcttttctttcttttcttttttctaaagccTCAGGGGATTGTGATGCCCACGCCCAGTTGCGAGGCAGTAGACTAGACCACTGTGCTTGTCCTGTGGCCTACATGCACATCATGAAGCTGGTCTTGCCAGCCAGGGCTCACGCTGCGCGCTGCCCAGTGTCGATCATGTCCTCTAGTCAACCACATACTCCATTCAGGAACACCTCTTACAAGACACCAAgactttattttgttccttttcctatttaaatttggacataccttttaaaaatgcttttactgTGAATTCTTCCTCCCAGCTGCTTATCAATAGCATCTGTTCCATCCGTTTTTGTGGAGTATACGCCGATAATTCTGCTCTCGCAGCTCGCACCGGATGTGTTAAGATAGTGGAGAACCCAAACCGTTGGCTTATTGCAAACTAAACCATATGAATCACAGAAGTCTGTTAGAGCCTGGAGCAAAAACAATAtacaaaatttgaatttaattctgGAGTAAAGTAAAAATGAATGTGCTCTATTTCATGTAAAGCTGCATTTTAGTTGGTCATatgggaaataaaaacattataaatttcGGCCTAGTCTTTATGCCTTGAAAAAGCAAACATGCTTTTGTTAAATTTGAGGTGAGCGTGGGGCAAACCACAAAAGGCACCACCCAAACACCCAACACCTTTTCCTCTACCAAATCCTATTCCCACAGAGaaattgtattttcctttcccccctcctttaGCCTCACTACcaacactatttttaattttaaaatcttcgTATGACAAaagacctttttcttttccctttattcgCCCAATTTCCCCTTTGACTCAGTCTTCCTTTCACCTTCTACTGAGTAAGCCTCGTGGTTGATGCTTATTTTTAACTCCAAGTCCAATCATGAATTAAGCAGATTAACTTGTTCTTTTCCACCGAAAGATAGGGATACATGAACCCCATGCAAACTGTAAGAACTCCTTTGGCACTTATCTACCTATTCCTGGTGAGTGGTGTCTAGGGTCCTGAACACAGCGTCCCAACCCTCCTTGAATTTATAGCTAAGGTAAAAGACAGTCAGCAAGCCATCAGTGCATAGCGTAAGTGCGACCGGGGGAGCCAGTGTCACGCGAAGGGACACAGAGCAGTAGGGCTTCACCCACTGGAGTGGCAAGAGCTTTCCCAGGGAAACACATTACTCCTCTGAGTGCTCTGAGGACCGGCACTTTTGTCTGCTTTGTCTAGTATCCCAAGTGCCTGGAATCGTGCCTGACGCAAAGGAGATGTTTGTATTTATGGACTCAAGTGAATGAAAATAGGACCCTCACATGTCTTACAGTTTCATTGAATATTGCTATCTAACTGTATGTTGTATTTCTTTGTGTCCCACGCAGTCCCTAGAGCAGGGCTCTATACACCTAAGACACTGGAGATAAGTATGTGTTGGCTGACATGGTGAATGTCCTTTTTGCAtacaaatcagaaataaaagactaTGGAGTTGAGACTTCAGAAGATGAATGTCAGCCCACCCCAACTTTCCAGTCAGGTGTTTTAGCCCCATTCTGCAGATGTGGCAAACAGCACCCAATAACTTCTAAGTAACTTCAGTAGCAGAACCCATGCAACCATGCAAATTCCTGAAGGGGATCCGGAACCAAATCACCTTTCTCTTCATGCCGCACTCCTAATAACCGTACCGTCAGCTTGCTCTCCTAAGCCAATGTCCAAATTAAACCAACTGAGATCAGTTTTCACTATTATTAATTATCTAGgaaaagtattttccttttagaTCCCCAAAGGTGTTAAAAGTCAATATAATACTTATCGATATGACAAAAACGGGTAATGACGCTTTTCAAGTCACATAAAGATccttaaaatgtgatttaaaggagaagcatctttaaaaaaagatttactgatCCCAAAGTAAATTAATCAAAGTGATGTTTTAACTTAGTAACAAACTGCTACATTCACTAAATCAGGTAGGAGATTTTATACAATCTTTTATTCATCATgaccattcttttaaaaagtcatttcagtaaataaaatacCACTATACTGTTATGTACTACAGTATTGCTGTTAATTTACAAAGAACCTAAAGAccagaatacttttaaaaagccaTCAAAAGATAttaaatcttttctctctctgcctacttaagatctctgtctgtcagataaataaaatcttttttaaaaaaaaaagatattaaatcttcaatgagagagaaaaactcCATAAACCTCTGAGTGGCAATAAAATACACTTTCCTAGACCACAGAATTTTGGTCTTAAAGAaattaataggggcgcctgggtggttcagtgggttaaagcctctgccttcggctcaggtcatgatcccagggtcctgggatcgagccccgcatcgggctctctgctcagcggggagcctgcttcctcctctctctctgcctgcctctgcctacttgtgatttctgtctgtcaaataaataaataaaatctttaaaaaaattaatagtaattaagAAAAGTGTCTTCAAAtgttagaaaaagtaaaactttcccATGTTTGGCTTATGTGGCAACACAAGCTACGCAAAATAACACACATTGCTTtgtgtataaaaatgtaaaaatatatacacatatatattttttaaaacttaagaaaatgcCAAGACCTTTTTAAGTTCTATATTTGACCTTAAAGAATATGTCTCCATTTCATTGGCCAAGTGGTCAGACAGGCTGTATGGATAAGGGATGCCGAAGTAATCAGCCTCTTCCTGGAGAGCAACTCGGGTGTGCTCATCTGTGGGAATGTGAACTTCTCCATGAAGATAATCCAAAAGGTATTTAAATAGATGTCCATCACGGTCAATAACACAAGCCCCTAGAAAACATTCAGTTCAAAAATCATTGCATAGATACACATGATCATAGATAAAATTTCAACATGTCCAACTAAAATCAGACTGAAGACCTCTACAATGAGAAACTTAGTAGCTACAGTTCAAATGGGGTTAGTCAGATTTGGTGATTCTCTGTGTTTGCACCAACCATACAGGAAAATGTATTCCAAGCTCCATTTGGGATTTTGGATGCAATGACCATATTCCCGCTGTGGCCCTCTAAAAGCCATGGAGACCCCAGACTGCTCCTGAGATGTAAACTTACCCTAACCTCAACGCTGCCCAGCCAGGAAGGACGTATGGAGCTCCTCCCTAATGAGGGCGTGCCCTTAACACGTCATGTTTGGCTCAGCAGCTAGTGTCCCTGACATATAAACCCAGGGCTCTTGATGCTATGCTGGTACTATTTTATGACAATTTAGCAAAGTTGATGGAAGGTTACTCAGTAATTCCTATTCTCCCTTGAGTAGCTTAGAATAGAAGGGATTAAGAAGCTAAAACCTGAGGGGAAAAACCACAACCCCTGCTTACCATCTTTTCACCAACAATCTTCCTACCCACGTAGCCATCGAGCCCTGGCCACCAGCCACTGGTGTTTCCCATTCGTTCAACTGCCCTCCAGCTGACAAACCACTCTCCTAAGACCCAGGGTTACCAACAGTCCCCCGTGCTCAAGactcctcactccctctctcctgaCACAAAAGCAAGAGTGGGTTCTCTGGGCCCCAGAACACCGAAGAGGGGCAAAATGCCTTACTGGTGTGGCCGAAGTTTCTCGACAACCAGTAGTCAGTTCAGTAAACACCAGAGAActccaagcagggagagcagcccaGATCTCTACCCTTGTATTTTACAGTCCCTTCTGGAACCCCAATGTTCAGTCCTCCCCCCACTAGGTGACTGACATTTTCTCGTGTGTACATGTCAGCCCACACAAGGCTACGCAGCTAGAGGTGGCAAGTTTCATGCTAATTCAACACTACCACTGACTGCCCTGTGAACTAGGAGGACGGCTGCTTTCTCCAGAGAAATCAGTGTTTTAATCTGCAAAACACAGAGGGACGCCTCAACACCTTCATCTGTGGGGTTACACGGATGGAACAACATTCCAAATACAATCAATCCCCATAATGAGGTCACGGTTGGCCTTTACACGCATTCGTCTTCTTGTCAACTTGTAGTGACAGCGTCACAGACTCTGGAAACTCATATTTCATTTCTCCATGTATTTAATGAATCGCCATTCGGCCCTAATGGTCTCAATAATTAGTATACTGGTCAAATACATCCTATTGTAATTACGAAAACCAAAGGGAATTCAAACTAGACTATTTTAATGAATATTGATGACCGTGCTTACAGACTTTAGGTATTTACCCGATTCATCTGTTTTTAGAGGAAAACGACCACTGAACATGGATGCCAGCATCGAGTCTTTAAAGCGGCACAAGGACTCACGTCTGGCTGTGTAAATACAGCCACCCACATTCAGTCGAAGAATATCTAACaccttttcttctgccttgtgACCTTCCATTGCTCCCAGCAACACCTGAATTTTTGCCTTCAAATGCTTTCAGAAACTGCAAAGTAAGGGCGGTCCTGTTCCACCTCtgtgaaaacaaagaacaaccaCTGCTGACATGTCCTACAATGCACTAAGTagataatgaaataaacacattttaatgtGACTCAAATTCCTCAGCTCTGACAATACTGAAGGGCTTTATGTAATATTAAAGAAGTCCAAGATATGCTGGGAAGCTGGGAAACTTTGGCTCAGagcatttgcaaatgataaactGTCACCAACCAAATCATAGCTAATGAAATTACTgtgtaaagaattaaaataatgcaCTGAATGTCACATATAAAACAAAAGTGAGGTTTGCTTATGTTCTCTGGTACTCTCATATTTTTTTATGCTACAATATGCTACAGTAAGTCTGAGGGAGCGGTCTAGACCGCAGAGAGGGTCAGCATGTAGCGTGGGTTTAGGCTACGAGGCTCTACCAACTTACTAGGGTGGGACAAATACTtatctccctctgctgtttcctcatctataaaatggacccAGGGATGGTGCCCACCTCAAAGGACTATCAGAGGAAGGACCGACAGGACATATAAAAAGCTAAGAGAAGCTGACAGAACATACAGGACAGTCTCTGGCTCAGAGTAAGTACTTGGTAAGTGATAAATATTATCTATAATGATATAAATTTCACAATAAGATGGATACCGAGGGATTGAGATTGGCTCTGGAGATTTAAGGAGACGTGAGAGCAGAAAGTATTAACAATGGTCATTGCAGTTCCCAGGTTAGGTCACCAAGGAACACATGTAATTTATTGACTGAAATCAGGATTTTATGTAGACCAGTAGCCAGACCGGTCCAGAAAGCAACAAATAACACCTCTAAATCATGTGGCTTCTCCAGTCCAAAGCGGCTGAAGCTTTAGGGAAGTTTTAAGGATCTGATTTGCTAATCCTCTCAGGAGATGGATGACCCCAGATGACTGTGGGGTTTCTACCGAACCGGAAACAACATGGTGATGAAAGAGCTTCTCCTGATATAACTGCACATTCCACAGCACCTGTAAAACGGCAGTCTAGAGGCTCAGTCCTGGCAACTCACGTGTACTGCGAGCATCCTCTCTGA
Above is a genomic segment from Lutra lutra chromosome 3, mLutLut1.2, whole genome shotgun sequence containing:
- the KCTD18 gene encoding BTB/POZ domain-containing protein KCTD18; the protein is MEGHKAEEKVLDILRLNVGGCIYTARRESLCRFKDSMLASMFSGRFPLKTDESGACVIDRDGHLFKYLLDYLHGEVHIPTDEHTRVALQEEADYFGIPYPYSLSDHLANEMETYSLRSNIELKKALTDFCDSYGLVCNKPTVWVLHYLNTSGASCESRIIGVYSTKTDGTDAIDKQLGGRIHSKSIFKREAGNNVQYIWSYYSVAELKKMMDAFDAWEGKGVSYWRVPHELIECWTLEERPLLGSLRHMAPIRKRRLTAFSDEEDEGVNCKTGPKPVRFLGPSTSTQIKVKNSASVRVSPAGAPQSAGGKAALRSALPNAPSPSRAGAALPGQSQAPRGAGSAENGTAHPPPAKVLLSDKKATRPRVIKLKRTPLCAAGPPPSARAQTRPAETPAPAPEAPGAHARTENGRGQAD